The genomic segment GATTTTAAGTGAAAGTTGTCTACGTGCTAAAGTTTCAGCCACTAGTTCGCTGTTACCGAGCGTAACCCCATTGAGTCGCCACTCGCGAAAAGTTTGCCAATATTGTTGCTCAGAAATGCGCCGGGTTAATCGTTCGGATTCTTCATCATAAGGCCAGAAAACATCAACCCACATTGTGCCTTTATTACTGAGTACGAGAACAAAATGGACAAGTTCAGGACTGGGAGAGTCAACATCTCGCATGAGAATATGAGAACGGCCACTTGGGAAATCCGTTCGATTGTAAATCAGCTTCATCACGATCCTCCTTTTAGCGTGCTCGTGAGTCTCTTACCATTCTAGTATAGCATGTGGGGAATTAAAAGACGATTCCAGAAAATAGGGTAAGATCTTCTTTGCCTATCTTATGCTTATGATTTCAAAAGGTTAAAAAAGAGTATGGAAGATTAAAAGCTGGGATAAAATAAAGGAAACGTACAACTGATGAACAAGGGGGTTTAAGAATGCTTTCAGTCGTTCATACATTTAATGGCCCAGATCATGACCGACTTCTAGCCGATATCCGAGTAGGCCTAAATACAATTGAAGGTGTTGAGGGATTCAAATTTGCTTCCATCAACGAACAAACCAATACCGATGATATTTTAGTTTTTTCAAAGTGGGAAGACAGAAGTTCTTTTGAAAACTGGGCAAATACAATAGGAGAAAATAAAGCCTTTAAGCAAGCAACCCCTCAAATGTTCGAAGTGATTGAAGAGAAGTATTAGAATCTAAGGGAGAATTCGCAGTCAGCGAATCTCCCTTTTAATGTACTATCTTAATAAGGAGCGAAAAGAAACGAAAAAGATCGAAAAGAGTAAAGCAATTTATTAGAAAATTAAAAAAATAAAGGGGATTTCTCTAACAATATCATTTATAATATAAGTAGACGGAAGTTGATTATAGGGGGGCCAGCATCATGAGATTTCCATTACCGATCTACAATCCTGTGAAGGAATGCAATTCCTGTATTCAGCAGGAGGAAAAAGAGGTCTCGGCACATATTTTAGCCTATCAAGTTGCAAATCAACTTATCAAAAACCATTCAGGTACGATGACTATGGATTCTAACACATTAGTAATAAACTTAAGGTCCTTGGAGGAACCACTCACGATTAATTTACACTCAGGCCAACTTAGTTATCAATCCTTAGGTGTTCCTTTGCAGCAACATTATGCTTCAGGAAAGAGGTTAACTCAAATCGTGAGTGAGATTCAGGACTATCTTGCCATACCTGAAGCAAACCAGACTTCGGATTATGAACTTTATAGTTTATTGACAAAACTGGTTGAAATCTACCACGCCCGGTGTGGGCTGCAGATTATTACGCTGGATAATTCTGAAGAGAAGACCACTTGGGAATTGCG from the Desulfitobacterium metallireducens DSM 15288 genome contains:
- a CDS encoding antibiotic biosynthesis monooxygenase, encoding MLSVVHTFNGPDHDRLLADIRVGLNTIEGVEGFKFASINEQTNTDDILVFSKWEDRSSFENWANTIGENKAFKQATPQMFEVIEEKY